The proteins below come from a single Rickettsiales bacterium genomic window:
- a CDS encoding ABC transporter ATP-binding protein has translation MQNDIAISVKGLNKIYDNGFRALDNIDLEIKRGEIFALLGPNGAGKTTLINAICGIVRVSGGTVAVAGFDNAAQYRAARQAIGLVPQELTTDAFETVWNTVTFSRGLFGKPKNPAYIETTLKSLSLWDKKDEQIRRLSGGMKRRVMIAKALSHEPEILFLDEPTAGVDVDLRKSMWAQVRALRETGVTVILTTHYIEEAQEMADRIGVINKGKLILTESKATLLHKMGKRMMSFTLQEKLSAIPAELASYPLSLSKDGETLTLTYNAQDHSDISDFLDRLRHSNIRPTDIQSRQSSLEEIFIQLVEAK, from the coding sequence ATGCAAAATGACATCGCCATTTCCGTCAAGGGCTTGAACAAAATATACGATAACGGATTCCGCGCGCTCGACAATATCGACCTCGAGATCAAGCGCGGCGAAATTTTTGCCCTGCTCGGCCCCAACGGCGCAGGCAAAACGACGCTGATCAACGCGATCTGCGGCATCGTGCGCGTAAGCGGCGGCACGGTTGCCGTGGCGGGTTTCGATAATGCAGCACAGTACCGCGCAGCGCGTCAGGCAATCGGCCTCGTACCGCAGGAACTCACGACGGACGCGTTTGAAACCGTCTGGAACACGGTCACCTTCAGCCGCGGCCTGTTCGGCAAACCGAAAAACCCTGCCTATATCGAAACCACCCTCAAAAGCCTGTCGCTGTGGGATAAGAAGGACGAGCAGATCCGTCGCCTGTCCGGCGGCATGAAACGCCGCGTGATGATCGCCAAGGCGCTCTCGCATGAACCTGAAATCCTGTTTCTCGACGAACCCACCGCGGGCGTGGACGTAGACCTTCGCAAGTCCATGTGGGCACAGGTGCGCGCACTGCGCGAAACCGGCGTGACCGTGATCCTGACCACGCATTATATCGAGGAAGCGCAGGAAATGGCCGACCGCATCGGCGTCATCAATAAAGGCAAACTCATCCTGACAGAATCCAAGGCAACGCTTCTGCACAAGATGGGCAAGCGCATGATGAGTTTCACATTGCAGGAGAAGCTCTCTGCCATTCCCGCTGAACTCGCTTCCTACCCGCTTTCCCTCAGCAAAGATGGCGAAACGCTCACATTGACCTATAATGCACAGGATCATAGCGATATCTCCGACTTTCTTGACCGGCTGCGCCATAGCAACATCCGACCGACCGATATCCAGAGCCGCCAGAGCAGCCTGGAAGAGATCTTCATCCAACTCGTGGAGGCAAAATGA
- a CDS encoding ABC transporter permease: protein MSGISAIYKFEMSRTLRTIGQSIASPVISTVLYFIVFGSAIGSRIQAVDGVAYGAFIVPGLIMLTVLGQSVSNASFGIYFPRFTGTIYEILSAPLSVFEIVIGYVGAAASKSVLIGSIVLATAGLFVPLHIMHPFWVIFFLVMTSVTFSLLGFIIGIWADGFEKLQLIPLLVITPLTFLGGSFYSINMLPPFWHSISLLNPVVYLISGFRWSFYEHSDVSVTVSIAMIATFTIAALSVIAWIFKTGYRLRK from the coding sequence TTGAGCGGCATATCTGCAATCTATAAGTTCGAAATGTCGCGCACATTGCGCACCATCGGCCAGAGCATTGCTTCGCCTGTCATTTCGACGGTACTGTATTTCATCGTGTTCGGCTCAGCCATCGGCTCGCGCATCCAGGCAGTGGACGGGGTGGCATACGGCGCGTTCATCGTACCCGGCCTCATCATGCTGACCGTGCTCGGCCAGAGCGTTTCCAACGCATCCTTCGGCATTTACTTCCCGCGCTTCACCGGCACGATTTATGAGATTCTCTCCGCCCCGCTTTCCGTCTTCGAGATCGTGATTGGATATGTCGGCGCAGCCGCAAGCAAATCCGTCCTCATCGGCTCCATTGTGCTCGCCACGGCAGGGTTATTTGTGCCGCTGCACATCATGCACCCGTTCTGGGTTATCTTCTTCCTCGTCATGACGAGTGTCACTTTCAGCCTGCTCGGCTTCATCATCGGCATCTGGGCAGACGGATTCGAGAAACTGCAGCTTATCCCGCTGCTGGTCATCACACCGCTGACCTTCCTTGGCGGCAGTTTCTATTCCATTAACATGCTACCGCCCTTCTGGCACAGCATCTCGCTACTCAACCCCGTGGTCTACCTGATCAGCGGCTTCCGCTGGAGTTTCTACGAGCACAGCGATGTCAGTGTGACCGTCAGCATCGCCATGATTGCAACGTTTACTATTGCAGCATTGAGCGTAATCGCCTGGATCTTCAAGACAGGATATCGCCTAAGAAAATAG
- a CDS encoding NAD(P)/FAD-dependent oxidoreductase, giving the protein MIRLTEIRLPLDHPPEAIALAASAKLGLKPQELLSCTVFRRAHDARRKSSILLVYSLDVEVKDEASILKRFAKDKDVNPTPDLEYKFVGRAPANLAKRPLVIGAGPCGLFVALILAQMGFRPIILERGKVVRERTKDTWRLWRQSILTTESNVQFGEGGAGTFSDGKLYSQIKDPRHLGRKVLTEFVKAEAPEEILTEAHPHIGTFRLVKMVENIRATIESLGGEYRFQSRVTDIDIQTDKNGERRVCGVTLANGEYIEADHVALAVGHSSRDTFQMLLDRGVYVEAKPFSIGVRIEHPQSIIDVARFGACAGNPILGAADYKLVHHAGNGRAVYSFCMCPGGTVVAATSEENRVVTNGMSQYSRAERNANSGIVVSITPEVDYPGGPLAGIDFQRKWESAAFVAGGSNYKAPAQLVGDFLAKRPSTKLGEVIPSYKPGVTPTDLSQCLPDFAIEAIREALPAFGKQIKGYDMADAVMTGVETRTSSPIRIKRDDSFQSLNTKGLFPAGEGAGYAGGILSAGVDGIRIAEAIAQDILASA; this is encoded by the coding sequence ATGATCCGTCTGACTGAAATACGATTGCCGCTCGACCATCCGCCGGAAGCGATTGCTTTAGCTGCGAGTGCCAAGCTCGGCCTGAAACCGCAGGAGTTGCTTTCCTGCACGGTGTTCCGTCGGGCGCATGATGCGCGCCGGAAATCCTCGATTCTGCTCGTCTATTCGCTCGATGTGGAAGTGAAGGACGAAGCTTCCATTCTCAAGCGTTTTGCCAAAGATAAGGATGTCAACCCTACGCCGGATCTGGAATATAAGTTTGTGGGCAGGGCTCCGGCGAATCTGGCGAAGCGCCCGCTTGTGATCGGCGCGGGGCCGTGCGGGCTGTTTGTGGCGCTGATCCTCGCGCAGATGGGGTTCAGGCCTATTATCCTTGAGCGCGGCAAGGTCGTGCGTGAGCGTACAAAAGATACATGGCGGCTGTGGCGACAGTCGATTCTCACGACGGAGTCCAACGTGCAGTTCGGCGAGGGCGGAGCGGGTACGTTTTCCGACGGCAAGCTCTACAGCCAGATCAAGGACCCGCGCCATCTGGGCCGCAAGGTATTGACGGAATTCGTGAAGGCGGAAGCGCCGGAGGAGATTCTGACCGAAGCGCATCCGCATATCGGTACGTTCCGCCTGGTGAAGATGGTGGAGAATATCCGCGCGACGATTGAATCGCTCGGCGGGGAATACCGCTTCCAGTCGCGCGTGACGGATATCGATATCCAGACGGATAAGAACGGCGAGCGGCGCGTGTGCGGGGTGACGCTTGCGAACGGTGAGTATATTGAAGCCGATCATGTGGCGCTGGCGGTGGGCCATAGTTCGCGCGATACATTCCAGATGCTGCTGGATCGCGGTGTCTATGTGGAGGCGAAGCCGTTTTCCATCGGTGTGCGCATCGAGCATCCGCAGTCGATTATTGATGTGGCGCGGTTCGGCGCCTGCGCGGGCAACCCGATTCTGGGCGCGGCGGATTATAAGCTCGTGCATCATGCGGGCAATGGCCGTGCGGTCTATAGTTTCTGCATGTGCCCGGGCGGCACGGTGGTGGCGGCGACCTCGGAAGAAAACCGTGTCGTGACGAACGGGATGAGCCAGTATTCGCGCGCGGAGCGCAATGCCAATTCAGGGATTGTGGTGAGCATCACGCCGGAAGTGGACTATCCCGGCGGGCCGCTTGCAGGCATCGATTTCCAGCGCAAATGGGAGTCGGCCGCGTTTGTGGCCGGGGGCAGCAATTATAAAGCTCCGGCGCAGTTGGTGGGGGATTTTCTGGCGAAGCGCCCTTCCACCAAACTCGGCGAAGTGATTCCTTCCTATAAGCCGGGCGTCACGCCGACGGACCTTTCCCAGTGCCTGCCGGATTTTGCCATCGAGGCGATCCGCGAGGCGCTGCCTGCGTTCGGCAAGCAGATCAAAGGCTATGACATGGCAGATGCCGTGATGACGGGCGTGGAGACGCGTACCTCGTCGCCCATCCGCATCAAGCGCGACGACAGCTTCCAGAGCCTGAACACGAAGGGGCTCTTTCCTGCCGGGGAAGGGGCGGGCTATGCGGGCGGCATTCTTTCCGCTGGCGTGGACGGCATCAGGATCGCCGAAGCGATTGCACAGGATATTCTGGCATCCGCCTAA